A region of the Sarcophilus harrisii chromosome 3, mSarHar1.11, whole genome shotgun sequence genome:
AGGGTGAATTTCCCAGGTTCTTGGGTACATATTTAGGATAAGTATAAAATGTTAAAAGGATACGTTATGGTGGggagaatgggaagagaaagtAATTCAGCCATCTCTTTACATAGCTTACATAATCTCTCAAGTAATTTTTCAGATTAAATACTCAGAGAATATCTGGTCCAagcccattttacaattaagaaaaataagatccagAGAGTTCCAGCAACTTGATGAATTTCAAATAGTTAACTAGTTAAGAGTGGGGTTGAAGACCAGATTGCTTTTCTTTCAGACCACATTGCTACTTTGGATTACATTTTGTTCTGATcaggtccagaaaaaaaaaacaccttagtTTCTAAAAATCAGTTTTCTCTGTGAAAGTTCACAGAGTTCACATTATTCTTTTGCCATTAGGCTGGCATTCCAAAATGATTCTCAGAtcagaaacaaaaagatataCAAACCCTTAGCAAGTCTCTGCTCTGAGGGTTTACTTCTCAGTATTTTCTTTCTGTGAGTGATGaaagctttttttcttaaattatctccctGGAAAGCTATATCTGCCCCACACAATACCAAGGGACTTTTTGAAGAGTATGATTAACTCTGAATAAGGCACTCCTCCAAACACTTGCTAATTATATTATTCAGAAGATTAGTGTGGTCTACATCTTCTGCAACCGAATAAAAAAATCGGAGCATTGGagttcctcttttcccttctcctccatcACAACTATAAATTAAGACAATATTAACTCTTAAACTcctaaataaaaacttttaaactaattcttctctttctcataaCAAAGTTTTTCTCTAGCATGTTTCAGGAATGTGTTAAGAAAAATCTTCATTGGCCTATATTACTGTAAACTCAGGTTGGGGCAAGTCGATTAAGAAACCTTCAATTTCCCCAAGGGGACTGTTTTGAGATATGGCCCAAATATGCTATAAAGGGGGGAACCCCTTAAAGCTGAGAGGAAGGAGAGTATAGATGGGTCTTAAAAACCATGCCATTTTCCTACTCTTCTGcttttagaaaggaaaggaaagaaaagaactgcCCCACGTGGGAGTCAAAAATGCGTAATGTAGACGCTGGTACACATACATCTGTttacctcctccttcttccccctccaccatcacctctccccctcccccccattagggctgatgagaagggaaaaaaacagaatttgatcTTAAAAGTGAAGCTAGTTGCAGAATTTGAAGATGGACTAAGTGGAGAGAGAAAATAGGGATGCttgtggggggaaaagggggagaatgtggaaaaataagCACCCATTTTCTGAGACCTCAAATATCACGAGGCCTCTCAGCAAACAGCTAAACTCATCCCTgcctaaaaatatataaattcgtCCTCCATCACTTCTGTATCAGCCCAGATGTGCAGGCTGGTGTTTCCTCATCTTGTAGCGTGCAAATTTTCTTTCCCCACTCTCCCAACATCATTTCTCTCACTTTCCAAAAGCCAACTGCCTTCCCATCCCACACTTTCCAAAAGTCCCCAGTGCTTCGagtgtctttttccttttctttacctGTACTGTCTCAGGCAGGGGCAAGACAGCAACTCGACGTCTCCCGATTCGAAATTTAGCCGCCTTGTAGATCTTCCAATAGACGAAAAGCACTACTCCGAGGGGAACGTAGAAGGCGCCACAGGTGGAGAAAACAGCATAGGAGGGTTCCTGGCTCACCTGGCAGCGTTGAAGCTCAGCACTATACACTTCACCCCAGCCGAATAGCAAGGGAGCAAAGGCGATGAGAGCAGACAGGGCCCAGGTGAGAACAATCATGAGGATGGAGGCGCGACTGCGGGTGCGCAGGGTGTATTGGATGTGGCGGGTGATGGTCCAGTAGCGGTCCAGGGCAATGGCTGCCACGTTCCAGATGCTGGCAGTGCAGCAGAGGACGTCGAAAGAAATCCAAACGTGGCACAGGACTCGTCCCAGACGCCATCGCTTCCCGGCAGATACTTCACTTACCAGGCTAAGGGGCATGACCAGTGCCGCCACAAGCACGTCGGATACAGCGGTCGAAGCCACTAGATTGTGGGGGACACGATGGAAGGCGCGCACTCTTAGGATGGTGGCCAGAACCAGCAGGTTCCAGAGGAAGGTGGCTACGATAAGGAGTACTAACAACGTCAAGACTAACACAGTGAAAATGGAGAAGTGGGGCTCCTTGCTGTGCAAGATGCCTGCCCTCTCCCCGTCGTCTCCCTGGTCTTTAGCAGCTCCGAGGGTGCTGGGGCTACTGTTGTAACCCTCAAACCCCGATGTGAAGGTGAGGGCTGAAGGGATAGATACGTTGCTGCTCTCCATCGTGCGCTCCTCACCTTCCTCTGCCTCCCAGACTCTGGGCACCCAAACTCAAGCTTCCAATTGCACAGGCATGAAGCCGACGGGGCGAGTAGGATGGTGGGAATAGGCAAGAGGAGTATGcgggggaaggggaaaataagaaaggtaCAAAACGCCTGAGCTGGAGCGACTCTACTGGGATTGCTCGCCCCCACTGGGCTGGAGAATTAAGCCGTTTGCCGGTGGTTAAACTCGACCCCAGAGACTGTGGCGGGGGAAGAGGCAGTCGAGAATGGCAGATTCGGGCTTCCTCCACAAATGCTTCTCAGTCCTCCCTTTAAACCTTCTCTCCATCCCGGAGACAGTCGGGCAGCAGGAGAGATGGGATAGCGCTGGAGCGCCGCGAGGTCACTTGGCTGGCTGAAGCAGCTTGAAACAGCAGCGAGCACAGAAGGGCGCCTTGCCTCTATGCCTAGGGGTTaaggtggagggaggggggaaatctAGCGCACCAACCAATGGGAGTCCAGCACACTCCCCTTCCTCAGCTTGTTTCCAAGCGTTAGGCTCTCCGTTTGGAATAGTCAAATCTGCGGGTGTTCTGTTTGGAGGATGTGCTAGCAGGGATAATTTTGAACCCGCCACCTTTGCGGATCCTCTAAAATGGGTCGTGACTTTTGGCTGTATCTTTGGAAGTTGGTGGAACAGGTACTCTTTATTTATTGCCCCGCCCCAGTTTTCTCTGGGAGATCTAGCTGATGCCGCTGGGCCCAGCACGAATGGGAGAATGAAGGGTTCCGGTGCATTttggatttgaaataaaaaaccCTGATTATTCTCTTCCTCACCCCCAAGCACCCCTGTGTtataagatgaaaaaattagattgaatgaattgggcttgccCCACCTGAAAGCAGAAGCACATTCATTCTGCTCTTCCCGAGCCTCATGAAGACAGTATCCTGCCcctctgaaattttctttcttttacaatgtgTACATCTTGTGTGTGCATAATGTCGTCTCTTCCATTAAAATGCGAGCTTCTTAAATTCGAGGTCTgggttttgtttgtgtttttcttgtttatttttgttcttaaaaaaaattcccagatctCAGTGGAAGtgcttttttaataaattcttgttgactgaacATGTCTCCCTTTCCATCTCCACCGTTAATCCCAATTTCTAACATTCAAGTCTAGAATTTGAGAGAGAGGAATGGTAGGATTAGTGCTTCAGATCCCAAAGGGGACATTAGAGGTCACTGATCCAATCtctccaattttacaaatgaggaatttgaaATCCAgacaatttaagtgacttgcccaaagactCATTGGTAGGTAAgtggcagaggcaggattcaaacctggatcctctgatttcaaatccagaaatactttccactgaaccatgatgcaaatccagtgttctttgaCATTTTATCAGgtagctcatttttaaaatgtgaaaacttGATACTGGAAAGTTCAAGacatccaaagtcacacagataatatccAAGTTGGAATTAGAACCCAGGTGTTTGATCCTTTATTGGACTGGGAATCCAATGTTGAATCAGTAATGAATCAATGTTGAATAATTTAGATGTTAAAAGCAAAACAGGTCtaaacccatttttaaaaaagacaggaTTTCaacttagttcttttgattccaACACCAATGCTCCTTATACTATGTCATGCTTAGTTGATAATTCACAAGTAATTATTTGAGATACATAGATAGCAATTTTCCTCTCTAGGACTACACAGTTAGCAAGACCAgttttgaaaccaggtcttcgtGATTTCAGGTCCAATACGCCCTCCTCCAAGATATGCtgcaaatgggaaaaaagaaggcaaaaatattaaacttgggtgtactctttgttgttgtttgtccttcatttttgaagaggagcaACAGAATCATaggataatgtcttgacttgcaaataaattgaatttaagtgagacagatttgtgaaaagtccattttttcttctagaatcATGGAAGTCCATTTGCAAGACAAAATTGAGGAGTTCTGGTGATGACCTAGGATGTAATAGATGATCCTGGCACCTTTGATACTTAATCAAGCTTTTGAATATActatttctttcttgaaatggaaagggaggagaaTAAGCATCTATATAGCACCTGCTATGTTTAAGGCACTGTactaattatgattattatattaaatatctttataattgataaatcaataagcattagtCACCCCTTACTATTGTGACTTATTACTGTGAACTGGGTtataatatacaaacaaaacaaacaataaaaccaCAAGAGAACCTTAATTTGTGAACattaaaagtaattatttatatcactccaatttcattttgaattttgttataaattttgTCAAGTTATTACTTTGTACAGTCTCATGTCTCAAGTATAAAAGAAAGATCTTTATCATTACCTTCCCCCTGGGACTGTGGTTTTAGGACTATTCTTGGTTTTCTCCACCATACACTGATTGCTGTTCTTAGATGTATTCTTACTTGTATCATATGTGCTATATTACTTAGACTTACCTATTTATGAGCAcagaagacttaaaaaaaaacttccatcaGCCCCACAaaccataaaatatataaagctaTATTATGCCCAAAAGCTTTGAAATCATGCCCCAGTGATTGTCACTAGAAATTAAAGTCCCTCTGATTTTTATATACAGAAAGGGCTTTGGTGTGTGTTACCTCTGTGAGCCTCTGTGAGCATCTCAATAGAGTACCACATGCTGcagattatctatctatctatctatctatatgaatTCACACAGTTATAAACAATGTATATCTTTGAAAGAACCTAATCCAATCCATGAAGTTCCTGAAGACACTTGAAGGGATTTCTTAGAAGGGTCTGAGTACAATAAGGGGAGATTTATCATTCTCTTCCCTTGCAGCCCAAATCCTAAAAACTTTGGGGTTTATTTATGGTTCTACACTTTTCACCCCCTACCTCCAGAATGCCACCACTTAAAGGAGAGAGTTCctgattttacagaagaaagttttactaaaagaaggaagaaaaacaaaaaccataaacCATAAACAAGCAATATTTGATTACAGAGGTATGTAAATATATCTATAGCATGTCCTAGTATCCcatctctttcatctctctctctctctctcctttatttccctacttctttcttctctctctctttctcttttctctttcttctctctttctccccttcactTTCTACCAGTTGTCAGTACCTCCCATGACCGTTAGTATCTTACATTCATTTACTCTTTTCAGTTACTCATATGGCAACCAATTTCATTTATGTGTGGTGTTGGTGCTAGATATGCCCAATGCTTTCAAATGTAAgtatttatgatttaaaaaaaaaacaccttgaaGTTTCTAAGTAGCTTATTAACCTTTGTGCTCATTCATATGATAAAACTATAATCAGAACCTTCAATGTACATCTTGTATGCCAACTTTTGCATCAAAGTCAGTGAATACCATGGCAATGCTAACTTGGGCTGAAGGAGCTTATCAAGTTCTCTATAACTTCTGCACTTCATTTTTTTGTGACGGATATTGGCACATAAAGTGAAATTATATTTGCGGTGGCTTTTTGATGACATATATTATGAACACTGCACATGAGATAATCAAGTGGTTCAGCAGAGGGTATCTTAAAACCTTGGACACCCAACAAACTAATTCTACTAACTTTTTGTTTGCTTCTCTAGGGAGAACCTGTGAACCAGTTATTTTCACTTTAAACTTGGGGTGCTTCcagacttccctatttctattttagtaatataagtttttattgatattttgtttatGTCACTGTAGCATCCCATGTATTCCTCTATTCCTTATCTCCTCCCCAAGAAACATCCAATTTgatgaatgatatttttaaagagagagagaaaaagcacttgatcaattgatcaatacattgaaGAAGTCAGAAAACACAGAAGTGTTAATGTCTAACACTTATGGACCTTTCACCTTCACAAAGGGATAGCTTGTCAATgactttttaacctttttttttattcaagtccCACttcattattctaattttattatatttattttgtgtgggtgtgtatcagagagagagagagagagagagagagagagagagagatctttccatttattttgttttagttacTGTCTATATTATTTCcgtggctctgcttacttcactctacaTTAGTTCTTATAGATAATATGTTTCTCTGTAGTCATCACAAATCATTTCTCGCAGCACAGtaacatttcattacattcatgtaccacaatttatttaactattccccaattggtgaacattttctttgcttcaaaattctaagctgtcacaaaaagagctgctgtaaatattttggagtatatgAGGCTTTTTTCTTATTGATGGCTTTTTTGGGGTATAAATCCAGTAATGGAGTATCTGATTCAAATGGGATGGACATTTTAGTTTCTCTATTTGCATAATTCctaattactttccaaaatggttgtactaCTTCCTAGCTCTACAGTTTCTCCAACTTTGAGTGTTAACATTTTTGTCAATGAGGTGAACTCCaagagttattttgatttgtatttttcttattattagtgatttagagcacttttccaAGTTTGTGAACAATTTGAAGTTCTTTTGACCTGTTTGTacatatactttaaatatttatctgTTGGGGAAAGAACATTagttatacatttatttatctattatttctaTATCTTGGATACTAAGCcattaaaagagaaatatgatacaaagatttttcccccaatcaattttcctttttatcctaaATGCCTTACTGTTGTATGGGCAGAAGATTTTCAGTTTCAGataatcaaagttatttatcttatattttgtaattgtctctgtctcttattgGGTTAATAATGTTACTCTTACCCATATCTGTGAGAGGTGTaagatctgtttttcttctaaaatttttgtagtatgatctttaataaaaattaattgtgaGGTGTGTGGTATAACATGTTGGTCTAAGTCTAATTTCTGCTGGACtgttttacaattttcccagaagtttttattaaatagggAGGTCCTTATTTCTGCTGAGAGCACCACTGTCTTTCCAGCAACCTAAGTTACCAGAATCTTAATCATTCCCTGCATCTGCTCCATTCTCTATTTTCATTCAGTATTCCATATCTTTCAATACCTTTCATCTGCtctattgcaatagtcttctaATTAGTCCCTCTGGTtccattctctcatttttctaattgattctCCACATATGTGTCTACATCAGAGGTGTCCAAAATGCTGCCATCTCTGTATCCTTCAAAACTTTTGAATATGAATCAAACCAAGTTAATTAATGGAAAGGGCCAAGTGCCCTTAAAAAATGTATTGATTCTAATCattttaggatggaaaatgccatccacattcattGAGAGAACTctggagagtgaatgtggatcaaagcatagtatttttatctttttgtttgtttttttctttattatgtttttttttcttttttggtatgaTTTATCTTGCACAAtgtgacaaataaggaaatatatttaaaaggattgcacatatttaacctatatcaaattatttgctgtcttggggaagagggaggtaaggaaaggaggtagaaaaatttgggacatgaagtcttacaaaaatgaatgttgaaaactaactttatatatatatttgaaaaaataaaatactagtaatatatctctatatatacacatatattttaaaaggaaggcaataatatttctgctctcaaggatcttacaatataatggaggagaaaacaaataaagaagatctaattttctcatctgtaaaatgatgagattgTATTTAGATAATCTTGGAGATTCTGGTTtacctttaaatctatgatcctagagCACTTTTGTTATCTCCAGTGTCCCATTAATCCCTCACCTTTTATTACACTTATCTGTGAATGTGTTATATTTTATGAAGCCCCTAgtagaattaaaatgtttttaaaggcagAAAGTATTGTTTTATGTCTGTActtttagcacttagcacagtgcctaacatgtAGTAGGAATTTAATATGTTGAATTAAATTCCAATCTGTAGTTTCTCCAAgtttgtatttattaaattaactTTTCAAAATTGAATCTGAATGCATTTTAAAgtacttcttgttctttttcccttctcatcccAAGTTGATATCAAGGGATCTAACTTGGGACTTCACTAATGATGCTCTAGATGTGGCCATCAAATTCCTTTCCATTCTGCCCATGTGTAAATGCCAATCTTTGATCTGGGGCTGCAGCCACTGTCTGTTGAGCCTAGTGAATTTATGACCTTCCCTCAAAATTACAGTCATCAGACACCTCTTCTCAAAATAAGCAACTGGCATATTTCCAAATCAAAATCAAAGCAACATTAATAATCAGATGGAGATGgcagagaaaaacagaatgtGCTCAGGAAAACATAAAGGGATAATTGgcatttagtttttaaatatggAGAGCTTTGAAGCTAATTTGTTTATaggaaggaaggggtgggggaggctTTAGAGTGGTATGAATTAGAATAATTGGCAACTAAAAATCTCTTACTCTTCCTCCTGCTGTTCTTGGTGTCTTAATGAAGCAAGCAGGCCACTGTATTTCACAGATGATTTCCTTtatgtgatcaaaaaaagagccacTGGTTTTTCATTTGCACATGGTCTATCCATCACAtctaaaaatattctatttgctTTCTCCTGGGTAAGTCTCTGCTACAGAATGTCCAAAGTTATACAATTTTACCCTTCCCAACACCACAATGAAAtaagagtggggaaaaaaagcaaataaaatatcaTCTCTTCTCTCACCAGCTACTAAATCCTATATgatgcaaagcactttactgTAAGGGAATAGGAGACGGTAAATTAGTACTTTGGGATTTGTTATGGCTTTAggcttttctcctcccacttttctttcCATTGGGGCATTTTATTACTGGTTGGTTCCCTTAGTggtcagaggaaggaaggaagatatggGAGAAGTGAATCTACTCATTCTGTTGTAGTTTAGCCCATTTACCACAAAACAGGTTTGTTGAggagatagaaacaaagataaatttgGGCAGCCACTAGGACTCAGATTAGAGTGATGGGCAAATATAGCACAATAAAGggtgattttcaatttttaaaaaaaatatatacttatttttaacaCTAGAAAATGGAATGTAGGTGCTTATTTTGTGATAGGGCATGATAGACAGCTAGAGAGATAGGTAGGTATTTAGTCCACaaatataaagcacttactatctACTAAGAAGGAGATttttaacacccccccccccaacaaaacaaaaacaacaaaacccctCAAACACGATTGTGAtgaccacgctagcacccaggacactccagaatcagccggagtcaggataagcaaaagtccttaatctttttttcttggtccttagacgcaggattgaacaggatggaagcagaatctccacgaccGTCTTCTCCCTTGTCCACCACCAAAAAGTGACCCTGGCTCAtattactccaccccctagtccctcctacaatcctctgtatacaccaatcattgagccagcacaggatagtgggaaggaccactGTCCAAgaatatgcccatagagtattgtccaatcagtggttatcctcaagtgctcagcagtcctgacctcagtgcattgacgcAATAGTTTCAGTTCTCTACACACCATCTCCAGAAGCTAAAAAGTGAAATAGAAGAAATGGCATGAATAAAACTAGCAATCATATGAGATAGAGTTTGATAAGGGTATGTGTTTGAGTGCCATGAGCTCAAAGAATCttgctttggagtcagaggttcTGTATTCAAATTCCTCCTAAAGCTTAACTCTTGAGTGGCCTTAtgcaaatcatttgatttttctgggccttagtttgctcatttataaaatgaggggaaccagactagatgatttctgaagttcCATAACTGGCTCTATGATTTCATAATCCTATGGAATTCTGGATTAGGCTATGAATATACTGTGTAATTTTGGAAGAGTCACATTCTCTCTGGGGCCTGTTTCCTGAGGGGGAAAATGAGTAGGTCAAAGTAGCTGAACTTTAAGGTTCCTTTTAGTACCAACTCCTCTTCTGCTATGTCATATACCATAAGGGAAGTCCAAGAAAATTGctatggaaagaaagaggaaaagaaaagatcatttttgGCTGATGGAATCATGGAAGGCTTCATGAAAAAAGTggcatttgattttgtttgttgtttgttcttattaaatatatttatttgtttaaaacaaagaaaatgttttttcaaagaaaaaacaaaaagaagaaaaaattgtcgTTTGCACAGAACATAGGAgatgattcaaaatatgtaacaataaatttccatttcaagaaagcatatagtGAATTAAAGtacattgtattcagaactatccgtcttttctttgcttccttgtagattttcttttgttttctgctctatgctttttattttattttttttccgtCTTTCTTCCCCTACTTCTCCCCCAATCAGGTTATATTTAAGCACagatacatttatgtatacacatatattcactctctctatatatataatgtatatatacacacacatataatgtgcatatatgcacattATATCTATGTAAAGTTGTACTATCCTTGTCTGTCCTGTTTCTTTGAAAGTGGACAACCCCAATCTCCTGAGAttcaagtcttttcatatttttctaaatccaccaactcattATTTCCTATGCTACAGTAATATCCCAACATTATAGAATCTAATTGTTTAGAATAGTCAAAAATAGTATTAATATGGCTGACTTATAgtatagtttttctatttttcctcttgtgattgaatctattttaattttaactttgtctgagatcaatgattactattaccctgctttttttctaataacttctactccaggagcagctagatggtgcagtgaatagagtactagacttgaagtcaggaggacctgagttcaaattcagcctcagacaattaatacttcctagctgtgtggtcctgggcaagttacttaaaaatACCCTAACCAGAAGCCCTTCCACACATACCTTTTCTTCCATTGTCTGGGGGGAATC
Encoded here:
- the LOC100927922 gene encoding 5-hydroxytryptamine receptor 5B codes for the protein MESSNVSIPSALTFTSGFEGYNSSPSTLGAAKDQGDDGERAGILHSKEPHFSIFTVLVLTLLVLLIVATFLWNLLVLATILRVRAFHRVPHNLVASTAVSDVLVAALVMPLSLVSEVSAGKRWRLGRVLCHVWISFDVLCCTASIWNVAAIALDRYWTITRHIQYTLRTRSRASILMIVLTWALSALIAFAPLLFGWGEVYSAELQRCQVSQEPSYAVFSTCGAFYVPLGVVLFVYWKIYKAAKFRIGRRRVAVLPLPETVQAKEAPQEAQMVFTARHATLAFQAHGETWREQKEKRAALMVGILIGVFVLCWIPFFLTELITPLCSCSVPPIWKSIFLWLGYSNSFFNPLIYTAFNKNYNSAFKSLFTKQR